The sequence below is a genomic window from Cedecea neteri.
CAGCGCGTTATTGCCGCCGCGACCATCGGCGGCCTGGCCTCGCTGGCCCCGACGCTTGGCCCCACCGTCGGCGGTTGGATCACCGAAAACTTCAACTGGCACTGGCTGTTCTTTATCAACGTCATCCCGGGAATTTACATCGCCGTCGCCGTGCCGCTGCTGGTGAAGGTGGATAGCCCTGATTTCTCGCTGCTGCGCGGCGCGGACTATTTCAGTATTTTGCTGCTGGCAGCCTCGCTCGGTTGCCTGGAATACACCCTGGAAGAAGGCCCACGCTGGGGTTGGTTTGACGACAACACCATCGCCACAACCGGCTGGATAGCGCTGCTGTGCGGCATCGCCTTTATTATTCGAACGCTTCGCCACACCCAGCCGGTGATGGATCTCCGGGCACTCAAGGACAGAACCTTTAGCCTCGGCTGCTATTTCTCGTTTATGGCCGGGGTGGGCATTTTCGCCACGATCTATTTAACGCCGCTGTATCTCGGCACCGTGCGCGGCTTTAGCGCCCTGGAAATCGGCCTGGCGGTGTTTTCCACCGGCCTGTTCCAGGTGATGTCGATACCCTTTTATTCCTGGCTGGCGAACCGCGTGGACCTCCGCTGGCTGCTGATGGCCGGGCTGGTCGGCTTTGCTATTTCGATGTACAGCTTCGTGCCGATCACCCACGACTGGGGCGCGGACCAACTGCTGCTGCCGCAGGCGTTTCGTGGCCTTGCGCAGCAGTTTGCCGTTGCGCCAACGGTGACGTTAACGCTGGGCAGCCTGCCGCCCGCGCGGCTTAAGCTTGCCTCCGGCCTGTTCAATTTAATGCGTAATCTCGGCGGCGCTATCGGTATTGCCCTGTGCGGCACGGTATTGAATGACAGAACCAATCTGCACTACAGCCGCCTGGCCGACCATCTCAATACCGCTAACCTCGCGATGACGGACTTTGTCCAGCGCAGCGCCGCCAGCCTGGCCGCACAGGGCTTATCCCCGGATGCCGCCACCGGCGGAGCGCTAAAAAACTTGTCCTCGCTGGCACTGCGCGAGGCACGAACTCAGGCATTTTCGGATGCTTTTTACCTGATCATGATAGGTTTTTTGATTGCTGCGATGCTGGTTCCATTGATGAAAAAGCCGCAGCCACACTGATATTTCAGGAGAATAATGATGGGCGTTTCAGCGAAAAGGATTGTGGTCACGGGCATGGGTATCGTCAGCCCGCTGGGCTGTGGCGTGCAGCCTGTCTGGCAGTCGCTGCTGGCGGGAAAATCCGGCATCTCGGCGCTGGACGAGAAAATCGTTGAGGATATTCCCTGCAAAGTGGCCGGTCAGGTGCCGTCGGTTGAACAGGATCCTGAGCACGGTTTTGATCCGCTGGCAGTGATCCCCGCCAAAGAGCGTAAAAAGATGGATCGGTTCATCGAGTTTGCGTTGGTTGCCGCCCATGAAGCGCTGGCACAGGCTGGCTGGTATCCGGCTTCGCAGGAAGAGAAAGATCGTACCGCGACGGTGATTGCCACCGGGATCGGCGGCTTCGGCGAAATCGCCAACGCCGTGCGCACCACGGACGAACGTGGGCCACGCCGCCTGTCGCCATTTACTATCCCCTCTTTCCTCGCCAACCTCGCCGCAGGACATGTGTCCATCGCACACGGCTTCCGCGGGCCGATTGGTGCCCCGGTCACCGCCTGTGCCGCCGGAGCCCAGGCCATTGGCGATGCTGCCCGTCTGATCCGCAGCGGCGAGGCCGATATTGCCCTTTGCGGCGGCGCAGAAGCGGCCATTCACCGCGTCAGCCTGGCCGGATTTGCCGCCGCACGCGCGCTGTCTACCGCCTCCAACGACAACCCTGAAGCCGCCTCACGCCCGTTCGACCGCGACCGGGACGGCTTTGTAATGGGCGAAGGCGCGGGGCTTATCGTGATTGAATCCCTGGAACACGCGCTGGCCCGTGGCGCAACGCCGCTGGCTGAGCTGGTCGGCTACGGCACCAGCGCGGATGCCTGGCATTTGACTGCCGGGCCGGAAGATGGCAACGGCGCGAGGAGAGCAATGGAAGCGGCCCTTCGCCAGGCCGGTATTGCAGCCGCGGATGTTGACCATATCAACGCGCACGCAACCTCGACGCAGGTCGGCGACAAAGGCGAGCTGGCGGCAATTAAAGCGCTTTTCGGTACTCATCCGGTGGCGGTGACGTCAACGAAATCCTCCACCGGTCACCTGCTGGGCGCGGCGGGCGGCATCGAGGCTATCTTTACTATTCAGGCATTGCGTGACCAGGTTGTGCCGCCGACGCTGAATCTGCATCACCCCGATGAAGAGGCTGCCGGGCTGGATCTGGTGGCGCTTACTGCCCGGCCGCAGGCGCTGCACTATGCGCTGTCGAACGGGTTTGGTTTTGGCGGCGTGAATGCGAGCCTGCTGTTGAAGCGGTGGGAATCCGGGGAGTAACAGGACCCTCACCCCGCCCCTCTCCCAGGGAGGGAGAGGGGGAGAACCAAACTCGATCCGATCCCCTATCCCCTCAGGGGAGAGGGTTAGGGTGAGGGGCTATCGCTACTCCCCAGCCTCAAACGCCTGCTGCAGCCACGCCCTAACCTGCCGCACATCCTCTCTCCGCGCCTTTTCATGGCTGGTCACAAAATAATAATTCGCGCCAGGCAGTGCCCCCGGCAGCGCAATG
It includes:
- a CDS encoding DHA2 family efflux MFS transporter permease subunit; this translates as MSTAQAAPMPQGISMPMAKKIFAFASMCVGMFIALIDIQIVSASLRDIGGGLSAGDDETVWVQTSYLIAEIIIIPLSGWLARVMSTRWLFAASAAGFTLMSLLCGWAWNIQSMIAFRALQGLAGGSMIPLVFTTAFAFFQGKQRVIAAATIGGLASLAPTLGPTVGGWITENFNWHWLFFINVIPGIYIAVAVPLLVKVDSPDFSLLRGADYFSILLLAASLGCLEYTLEEGPRWGWFDDNTIATTGWIALLCGIAFIIRTLRHTQPVMDLRALKDRTFSLGCYFSFMAGVGIFATIYLTPLYLGTVRGFSALEIGLAVFSTGLFQVMSIPFYSWLANRVDLRWLLMAGLVGFAISMYSFVPITHDWGADQLLLPQAFRGLAQQFAVAPTVTLTLGSLPPARLKLASGLFNLMRNLGGAIGIALCGTVLNDRTNLHYSRLADHLNTANLAMTDFVQRSAASLAAQGLSPDAATGGALKNLSSLALREARTQAFSDAFYLIMIGFLIAAMLVPLMKKPQPH
- the fabF gene encoding beta-ketoacyl-ACP synthase II, which encodes MGVSAKRIVVTGMGIVSPLGCGVQPVWQSLLAGKSGISALDEKIVEDIPCKVAGQVPSVEQDPEHGFDPLAVIPAKERKKMDRFIEFALVAAHEALAQAGWYPASQEEKDRTATVIATGIGGFGEIANAVRTTDERGPRRLSPFTIPSFLANLAAGHVSIAHGFRGPIGAPVTACAAGAQAIGDAARLIRSGEADIALCGGAEAAIHRVSLAGFAAARALSTASNDNPEAASRPFDRDRDGFVMGEGAGLIVIESLEHALARGATPLAELVGYGTSADAWHLTAGPEDGNGARRAMEAALRQAGIAAADVDHINAHATSTQVGDKGELAAIKALFGTHPVAVTSTKSSTGHLLGAAGGIEAIFTIQALRDQVVPPTLNLHHPDEEAAGLDLVALTARPQALHYALSNGFGFGGVNASLLLKRWESGE